A region from the Spea bombifrons isolate aSpeBom1 chromosome 7, aSpeBom1.2.pri, whole genome shotgun sequence genome encodes:
- the LOC128501361 gene encoding gamma-crystallin-3-like, producing the protein MGKIIFYEDRNFQGRSYECSSDCPDLSSYFGRCNSIRVESGNWILYEQPNYRGNQYYLRRGEYPDFQKWMGFNDSIKSCHLTPQHRGPFRLRIYEKEDFRGQMMEFTEDCPLVYEQFRYNDIHSCNVFDGHWVFYEEPNYRGRQYYLKPGEYKRYTDWGASNSRVGSFRRVQYLH; encoded by the exons ATGGGGAAG ATTATTTTCTACGAGGACAGGAACTTCCAAGGCCGCTCTTATGAATGCAGCTCTGATTGTCCTGACCTGTCTTCGTACTTCGGTCGTTGCAATTCCATTCGAGTAGAAAGTGGAAACTGGATACTCTATGAGCAACCCAACTATAGAGGAAACCAGTATTACCTTAGAAGAGGCGAGTACCCTGACTTCCAAAAATGGATGGGTTTCAATGATTCTATTAAGTCATGTCATCTAACTCCACAA CATCGAGGCCCATTCAGACTTAGGATCTATGAAAAGGAAGATTTCCGAGGTCAGATGATGGAATTCACTGAAGATTGTCCCCTGGTTTATGAGCAGTTCCGCTACAACGACATCCATTCTTGCAATGTGTTTGATGGTCATTGGGTTTTCTATGAAGAACCTAACTACAGAGGACGTCAGTATTACCTGAAACCCGGAGAGTACAAGAGATACACCGACTGGGGTGCATCAAACTCTAGGGTTGGTTCCTTCAGAAGAGTCCAGTATctccattaa
- the LOC128501366 gene encoding gamma-crystallin 2, with protein sequence MGKIIFYEDRNFQGRCYECSGDCADLHSYFSRCNSIRVDSGCWMLYERPNYLGHQYFLKKGEYPDYQQWMGFSDSIRSCRVIPQQRGPHKIRIYEKEDFRGQMLEVLEDCPSVFDLFKYHDISSCNVLEGHWIFYEQPNYRGRQYFLKPGEYRRFTDWGSLNARVSSFRRVLDVC encoded by the exons ATGGGAAAG ATCATCTTTTATGAGGACAGGAACTTCCAAGGTCGCTGCTATGAGTGCAGCGGTGATTGTGCCGACCTTCACTCGTACTTCAGTCGATGCAATTCTATCCGTGTTGACAGTGGTTGTTGGATGCTGTATGAACGCCCTAACTATTTAGGACACCAGTACTTCCTGAAGAAGGGAGAATATCCTGATTACCAGCAGTGGATGGGATTCAGTGACTCCATCAGATCTTGCCGTGTTATTCCACAG CAAAGAGGACCCCATAAAATAAGGATCTATGAGAAAGAGGATTTTAGGGGACAGATGCTGGAGGTTCTTGAAGATTGTCCTTCTGTCTTTGATCTCTTCAAATACCATGACATCAGCTCCTGCAATGTGCTTGAAGGCCACTGGATCTTCTATGAACAGCCCAACTACAGGGGAAGGCAATACTTTCTGAAGCCTGGTGAATACAGGCGCTTCACCGACTGGGGCTCCCTCAACGCCAGGGTGAGCTCTTTCAGAAGAGTCCTTGATGTCTGCTAA
- the LOC128501371 gene encoding gamma-crystallin 1-like — protein sequence MGKIIFYEDKNFQGRSYECSSDCSDLHSYFSRCNSIRVENGNWMLYEFPNYKGHQYFLKRGEYPDFQQWMGFNDSIRSCRLTPQHRGSYRLRIYEREDFRGQTMEFTEDCPYVYEQFNYHDVHSCNVLEGYWIFYEEPNYRGRQYYLKPGEYRRYTDWGAINSRVGSFRRAIDLY from the exons ATGGGAAAG ATCATCTTCTACGAGGACAAGAACTTCCAGGGCCGCTCTTATGAGTGCAGTTCTGATTGTTCTGATCTGCACTCATACTTTAGTCGCTGCAATTCAATTCGAGTGGAGAATGGAAACTGGATGCTGTATGAATTTCCCAATTACAAAGGACACCAGTACTTTTTAAAAAGAGGAGAATACCCAGACTTTCAGCAATGGATGGGATTCAATGACTCAATTAGATCCTGCCGCTTAACCCCCCAA CACAGAGGCTCTTACAGGTTGCGAATCTATGAGAGAGAGGACTTCAGAGGTCAAACGATGGAGTTTACTGAAGACTGTCCATATGTGTATGAGCAATTCAATTATCATGATGTCCACTCCTGCAATGTGCTTGAGGGATACTGGATCTTCTATGAAGAACCCAACTACAGAGGACGTCAGTATTACCTGAAACCTGGAGAGTACAGAAGATACACAGACTGGGGTGCGATAAACAGTCGTGTTGGCTCTTTCAGAAGAGCCATAGATTTATACTAA
- the LOC128502207 gene encoding gamma-crystallin 1-like — MEVKRDFCKYKCELRTVTFTVVLQIIFYEDKNFQGRSYECCSDNPDLHSYFSRCNSVRVENGNWILYERTNYTGHQYFLRRGEYPDLQKWKGFNGFIRSCRLTPQHQGPFRMKIYEREDFRGQMMEFTEDCSNVYEQFRYHDIHSCHILDGYWMFYEEPDYKGHQYYLKHGEYRRYSDWGAKDARVGSFKQIQYLQ; from the exons ATGGAAGTTAAGAGAGATTTTTGCAAGTACAAATGTGAATTGAGAACAGTGAC ATTTACTGTTGTTTTGCAGATCATCTTTTATGAGGACAAGAACTTCCAGGGCCGCTCATATGAATGCTGCTCTGACAATCCAGACCTTCATTCCTATTTCAGCCGCTGCAACTCAGTTAGAGTTGAAAATGGAAATTGGATACTTTATGAACGAACCAACTACACCGGTCACCAATATTTCTTGAGGAGAGGAGAGTATCCTGATTTACAGAAATGGAAGGGTTTTAATGGCTTCATCCGATCATGCAGGTTGACTCCCCAA CACCAGGGTCCATTCAGGATGAAGATCTATGAAAGAGAAGATTTCAGAGGTCAAATGATGGAGTTTACAGAAGATTGTTCTAATGTTTATGAGCAATTCCGTTACCATGACATCCACTCCTGCCACATCCTTGATGGTTATTGGATGTTCTATGAAGAGCCCGACTACAAAGGACATCAGTATTATTTGAAACATGGAGAATACCGAAGATACAGTGACTGGGGTGCCAAAGATGCCAGAGTTGGCTCTTTTAAACAGATTCAGTATTTACAATAA
- the LOC128501368 gene encoding gamma-crystallin 1-like, whose amino-acid sequence MGKIIFYEDKNFQGRSYECNCDSTDLHSYFSRCNSIRVQNGNWMIYEHPNYKGHQYFLKKGDYPEFQQWLGFNDSVRSCRLTPQHRGTFRIKVYEKENFGGHMMEFTEDCPYVHERFQHNDINSCSIPEGQWIFYEERNYKGRQYYLTPGEYRKYTEWGASSPRVGSFRRVLDLY is encoded by the exons ATGGGGAAG ATCATCTTCTACGAGGACAAAAACTTTCAGGGCCGCTCCTATGAGTGCAACTGTGACTCAACTGATTTGCACTCATACTTCAGCCGATGCAACTCTATTCGAGTTCAAAACGGAAACTGGATGATCTATGAACACCCAAACTACAAGGGCCACCAGTACTTTCTGAAAAAGGGGGACTACCCTGAATTCCAGCAGTGGTTGGGTTTCAACGACTCAGTCAGGTCCTGCCGCTTGACCCCTCAA CATCGTGGCACTTTCAGGATCAAAGTATACGAGAAGGAAAATTTTGGTGGACATATGATGGAATTCACTGAAGACTGCCCATATGTCCATGAACGGTTCCAGCATAATGATATAAATTCTTGCAGCATTCCTGAAGGCCAATGGATTTTCTATGAAGAACGTAACTATAAAGGCCGTCAATATTATTTGACACCTGGAGAGTATAGGAAATACACTGAATGGGGTGCGAGCAGTCCTAGGGTCGGTTCATTTAGAAGAGTCCTGGATTTATATTGA
- the LOC128501356 gene encoding gamma-crystallin 2-like yields MGEIIFYEDRNFQGRSYECSSDHSDLQSFFSRCNSARVLNGCWVIYERPGYMGFQYYLKRGDYPDYQNWMGYNDSIKSCRMIPQHHGLHRLQLHEREDFKGQMMEFTKDCPHVFEKFRYHDIGSCRVLDGYWIFYEQPNYRGRQYYMRPGEYRRSSDWGGINSRVSSFRRVVDYNL; encoded by the exons ATGGGAGAG ATTATCTTCTACGAAGACAGGAACTTCCAGGGACGTTCCTATGAATGCAGCAGTGACCATAGCGATTTGCAATCTTTTTTTAGTAGATGTAATTCTGCTCGGGTATTAAATGGCTGCTGGGTTATTTATGAACGTCCAGGATACATGGGATTTCAGTACTATCTTAAACGAGGTGACTATCCAGACTACCAAAACTGGATGGGCTACAATGACTCCATTAAATCCTGTCGCATGATTCCACAG caTCACGGTTTGCACAGACTACAGCTTCATGAAAGAGAAGACTTTAAAGGTCAAATGATGGAGTTTACCAAAGATTGCCCTCATGTTTTTGAGAAATTCCGTTACCATGATATCGGTTCCTGCAGAGTTCTTGATGGATACTGGATATTTTATGAACAGCCCAATTACAGAGGTCGTCAGTACTACATGAGACCAGGAGAATACAGAAGGTCCAGTGACTGGGGTGGGATAAACAGCAGAGTGAGCTCTTTCAGGAGAGTTGTggattataatttataa